GGCACTCAAAGTAAGGAATGTGGATATGACGTACATGGCAGAGAGCATGCCCGAGCCGACCCGTGAGGCGCTCGACGGGCTGGGGGGCTCGATTGTCGTCGAGTTCGGAGCCGAATGGTGCCCGCATTGCCAAGCGGTGCAACCGGCACTAAAGGAACTTCTTACCGCCGCGCCGCAGGTGCGGCACCTCAAGATCGAGGATGGCCGGGGGAAACCGCTCGGAAGATCGTTTGCAGTGAAGCTCTGGCCGACCCTCATTTTTCTGCGCGACGGCGAGCAAGTGGCTCGCGTTACCCGACCAAGCGACCTCGAACTGCGCGAAGCGTTCTCTAAAGTAATAGGCACGTTCCACGTGCCGTAACCACCAGCGGCATGGCCGCGCATTCCGGAGCGCGCGAAGAATCCCCCGCTCGCCGAAGAGGGGGCTCGATGCGGCGGAGCGATAC
Above is a window of Planctomycetia bacterium DNA encoding:
- a CDS encoding thioredoxin family protein, encoding MPEPTREALDGLGGSIVVEFGAEWCPHCQAVQPALKELLTAAPQVRHLKIEDGRGKPLGRSFAVKLWPTLIFLRDGEQVARVTRPSDLELREAFSKVIGTFHVP